The Cellulomonas sp. S1-8 genomic sequence CGCACAGGCCCTGCCGTGTGGCAGCGCGTGCCGGGGCCCGTGCGCCGCTGGACGACCGAGGCGGCTGCGCCCGTGATCGGAGACGTGCGTGGCCGATTCGTGGCGCTCGTGGACGGGCTGCGCCGGCTCGCCGTGGCCGGCCTGGGTCCGATGCTCGTGTTCGCGCTCGCGTTCCTCGTCGCGACCCGCGTCGAGGAGGGGATCCTGCTCCTCGACCGAGTCGTCAGTGGAGCGCAGGACGTTGACACCTGGCTCGCGTTCGCGCCCCTGGTGTCGTCGGTCGCGACGGCCGTCGGGCTGACGCTCACGGTGGCGCTGCTCGCCGCCGGGGTCGACCGCGTCCTCGCGGGTCAGGAGGCGACCGTGCGGGCAGCGGAACCCGATCCGGCGGACGCCGTCTAGGAGCCCGGTACGTCGAGGCGCACGTACTGCGGCAGCTGCCACCACAGGACGACGTCGGTGACGTCGACGTCCTCCGGGACGACGACCACCGGCGACACCGACCAGGTCGGCGGCCGGGGCCCACTGGTCTCGTCGGGCGTGGTGGTCTTCTCGTCGAGCTCCTCGCCCAGCGAGGGCCACGGACCGGTCGCGTCGGCGGGGACGCACGGCGTGCCGGACTGGGTGGCGCCCCACGCGCTCGAGACGTAGTCGTAGCGCGTGCCGTCCGCGTCGCGCACCGCGAGCCGGCAGGTCACCAGCACGCTGTCGGGGTCCGCGCCGAGCGTGAGGTCGACCCGCACGGCCCGGGTGCCGGCGGGCAGCACCATGCGGTCCGGGAGGTCGCCCGCGTCCTCCACGCCGTCGAGGTGGACCTGCACGTCGATCGGGTAGGTGCCCCCGAGGCCGTCGCGGACCTCCTGGTGGTAGGCAACGGTCTCGCCGGCGGCGGCCGCGGCCGGGCGGCGCAGGTCCTGCTCCCACCACATCGTGCGCACGCGGTCGCCCGACGCGATGAGCGCGAGCGCCAGCGCGACGGGCAGCGTGACGAGAGCCCAGCGGTTGCGGCGCCACCAGCCGCCGCCGGTGGGGGCCTCCGGTGACCGCGACGGTGGGGGCGCAGGCGGGTCGGACAGCGCGCTCATGACTCCTCCGGCGGCTCGTCGGACGACCTGACGGCGACGACGGGAGTGTCGTTCGCTGCCCACGCCTCCGCGTCGGCCTGCGTGAGACCCAGGTCGATGTCCGCGACGTCGTCACGGCGCTGGTCGTCCAGGTCCAGGCCGACGCGCAGGTGCGCGCCGGGGAGCGCCTCGACGGGGACCTCGACGCTCACCGCCGCGTACCGGGGGATGCCCGGCTGGGCGGTCCCGGGAAGGAACGACGAGCGTCCGCTCGTGAAGACGGTGTAGGTGCGACCGTCGCCGCCCTGCAGCTCCGCGAAGCCGAGCGTGCGTGGCTGGCCGAGCGCCTCGATCGTCAGCGGGACCGTCAGCCACACGCCGGGTGTCGCGAGGAGGGTGCCGAGCCCAGGGTCGAGGACTGTCGACCCCGCCGGGTCGCCGGCGGTGAGTCGGGCGTACCGCAGCTCCACGGGCTGTCCGATCGTGGCGGGGCGGGCGAAGGGCGCCGGCACCCGGTCGTCGACCGGGAACGCCGTGACGACGACGTGGCCGACGGCCAGGGCCGCGAGGACGGCGGCACCGGCACCCAGCAGTCGAGGCCGGGGCCGCACGAGTCGCGGTGCCGTCGGGTCAGGTCCGGCGGGCTTGCGGCCCGTGTCGTCGGCGGGGGCGGCGTTGGTCGCGCTCATGCGCCGTCCTCGGTGTCCTCGTCGGCTTCGTCCGAGACTGCCGCGCGGACGTCGAGCTCCCCGCGCCACGTCGTCGTCGGGTGCAGCCACCGAAGCGTCAGCCCCTCGAGCCTGTCGACGCCCCAGGTCTGCTGCTGCAGCAGCACGGTCGCGGTGGTGGGCGGCGCGACGGACCCGTCGTGCTCGTACAGGAACGCGACCTCGTACGTCAGGCCCGGCTGCACGGGGTTGAGCGACGAGCCGTCCGCTAGCACCGCGATGGTCGCGGTGGGCCTGGTGGTGCCGGGCTGGGTCACGAGCCCCTCGACGTCGGTGAGCGCCAGGGCGTCCCGCAGCGTGATGCCCAGGACGCCGGCGTCGCTCGTGTTGCGCACGGAGGCGACGACGCCGAGCCACCGGTTACCGTCGGACAGCGTCCGGCCGGGCAGGTCCGTGGTCCACACGACGCGGTGCACGGTCAGCTCGAACGGGGCGACGTCGACGGCCGTCTCGACGGCGAGAACCTCGGGCCCGTCCTGCGTCTGCTCCTCGAGCCCGCCGAACGCCGCCGTGGCGGCGAGCAGCACGAACGCGCCGCCGAGGCCGATGCGTCGCAGCGGCTGGTCGAGGACGCGGCGCGCGACCTTGCTGCCGCTGTCCCGCGCGCGGGCTCGCAGGTCGGGTGGGGCGGCGGGTCCGGACACGCGGCCGAGTGTAGGGGGGCGTGCGTCCGGGGACCGCGTGGGCGCCGGGTGAGGTCCGCCCGGAGGCGGCCTCCGGCGAGGCCGCGCGACCTGGAGAGCACCGCGCCGGTCGACTACCGGTGCGAGCTGACGTTCGACGGCCTCAGCTCGACACACCAGGACCTAGGAGCTGTGGCGGGTCCTGGTCGCACTCTGCGTGCCAGGCGGACGCGGTGTCCGTCGCGCGGCATGCGCGGCGGACACCGCGTGACCCCGGGACGTCGGAACGACCGGGGCATCCGCTCCGGGTAGCTGCCCTCAGCAGACGCCGAACAGCTCGCAGCCGTAGTTGGGAACACGATCCGCGTCGTTGTACGCCTCGCCGATGTGGGCAAGTGATGGGAGGGTGACGACGACCTCCAGGGCCTCGATAGGCAGAGCGCGCCCCGTCGTCCCGGCAGTCTGACCCTGCGTCCTCCACGCCTGCCAACCCACGTTGCGGATGTGGGCCCGGTACCTGATGGAGACGTTGGAGCACGTCGACCACACGCGGATCGCCTCGAGGCCGAGGCCTCGGCCCCGGGTGCCGGCAACCCTGCCTCTGCTCTGCCAGCCGATGTTGCTGACGTGACCCTGAACCTGGAAGCACTCCCTGTCAGTCGTCGTACCGCTGCCGTCGATCGGGAGTGACAAGGGTCCTGCGACCACCTCCTCGAGCCGCAAGGCCCTGCCGGTCGTGCCGAGGGTGAAGCCCTGGACGTTGCGCTCCCAGATCAGGTCCGTTCGAAAACCTACCGATTCGTTGCCGATATTCTGGATGTGGCCTCTCCAGGTGGTCGAGGCGGGCGCGATGGGCCTGGTCGTGAGGGAAGCCTCAGCAGGTTGAGCGCCCACTACGGCAAGGAGAAGAAGCGCGACAGTGATAGCGCTCGTACGACGGCCAACGGATCGCGTCATGAGTTCTCCAGGTGGTGGATTGGGTACAGCGGGCTGGCGACGTGCAAAGTGCCAGCGGAGAGTACCGGGGTAGGTGCGAGAAGCACGTGGATGGCTCGGAGGGCGTCGTCGATCCGCATGACTCGCGGGAGCGCGGGCTGCGTGTCGGTGCCGCACGCCATGATGAGGTCGTGAACGAGATGACCCCCGCGCCCGACGTTCAGGACGTGCTGGCGCAGGCCCGGCACCGGTGGGCGGAGCTGGTCGAGCTGATCCAGGCCGACCAGTTCGCCTACTACGTCCGCGACGCCCCGAGCGCGTCCGACGCCGAGTACGACGAGCGGATGCGGGAGCTGTCCCGGCTGGAGGACGAGCACCCGGGCCTGCGGACGCCGGACTCGCCGACGCAGCGCGTGGGGGGCACGTTCTCCACCGAGTTCACGGCCGTCGACCACGTGCAGCGCATGCTGTCGCTCGACAACGCGTTCTCGCGCGAGGACCTCGTGGCGTGGTCCGAGCGGGTGCACCGCGACCTGGAGAGCACGGCGCCCATCGACTACCTGTGCGAGCTGAAGATCGACGGGCTGGCGATCGCGCTGCTCTACGAGAAGGGGCGCCTGGTGCGCGCGGCGACGCGCGGCGACGGGCGGACGGGTGAGGACGTGACGCTCAACGTCCGCACCATCTCGACGATCCCCGACGTCCTGGCGGGCGACCCGGCGACGCACCCGGACCTCATCGAGATCCGCGGCGAGGTGTTCCTGCCGGTCGAGGCGTTCCGGGAGCTCAACGAGTCCCAGGTGGCGGCCGGCAAGGCGCCGTTCGCCAACCCGCGCAACGCGGCCGCGGGGTCGCTGCGTCAGAAGGACCCCCGCGTGACGGCGTCGCGGACGCTGCGGATGTACGCGCACGGCATCGGGGCGCTGACCTGGGGGGAGGGTCGCGGCACCGGGATCGACCGGCAGTCGCAGGTGTACGACCTGCTGGCCGGGTGGGGCGTGCCGACGTCGGCGCACACGCGCGTCGTCGCCGGGCTCGACGAGGTGTGGGACCGGGTCGTGCACACCGGCGAGCACCGGCACGACGTCGAGCACGAGATCGACGGGGTGGTCGTCAAGGTCGACGAGATCGCGCTGCAGCGCCGCCTCGGCTCGACCAGTCGCGCGCCCCGGTGGGCGATCGCCTACAAGTACCCGCCGGAGGAGGTGAACACGCGCCTGCTGGCCATCGAGGTCGGCATCGGCCGGACGGGCCGCGCGACGCCGTTCGCCGTGATGGAGCCGGTGCTCGTGGCCGGCAGCACCGTGCGCCAGGCGACCCTGCACAACCAGGACGTCGTCCGGGTCAAGGGGGTGCGCGTCGGCGACATGGTGGTGCTGCGCAAGGCCGGCGACGTGATCCCCGAGATCGTCGGCCCCGCCCCGCAGGCGCCGGACGACGACGTGCCGCGCGTCGAGTGGCACATGCCGGCCGACTGCCCCGAGTGCGGCACGCCGCTGCGCCCGATGCGCGAGGGCGACGTCGACCTGCGCTGTCCCAACGCGGAGTCCTGCCCGGCGCAGGTGCGCGGCCGCGTCGAGCACATCGGGTCCCGCGGCGCGTTCGACATCGAGGCGCTCGGCGAGGTCACCGCCGCGGCCCTCACGCAGCCCGACGTGCCGAGCACGCCGCCGCTGCGGACCGAGGCCGACCTGTTCGACCTGGTCGGCTACCCGGCCGACGCGAGCGACCGGGAGCGCGAGGACGTACGCCGTCGCAGCCTCGACCTGCTGGGGCAGATCGTGGTCGTCGTGCGCGACCCCGAGACCGGGCTGCCGCGCGAGGACGAGGACGGCACCCCGCGCCGCCGCACCCCGTTCCGGCGTCGCCTCACCTGGTCCAGGAAGCAGCAGACCGAGGCCGCCGCGGAGGGACGCGAGCTGCCCGACGCCGAGCCGTCCGAGGCCGCGCGCACGCTCCTCGACCAGCTCGACCTCGCCAAGTCCAAGGAGCTGTGGCGCGTCCTGGTCGCCCTGAGCATCCGCAACGTCGGGCCGACGGCCGCGCGGGCCCTGGCCCAGGAGTTCGGGTCCATGGCCGCGCTGCGCGCGGTCGTCGACGCGGACGAGGTCGGGGACGGGGCGGACGACGCCGCGCAGGACGCCGACCCGGAGCAGACCGACGCGGCCGGCTCGGACGACACCGCCGACGTCGTCGTCGACCCGCGCGCCGCCCGTCGGGCGCGCGCGGTCGAGCGGCTCGCCGGGGTCGAGGGCGTGGGCCCGACGATCGCGCAGTCGCTGCTCGACTGGTTCGCCGAGCCGTGGCACCGCGAGATCGTCGACCGGTGGGCCGCGGCGGGCGTCGTCATGGCCGACGCCGTGGACGAGTCCACGCCGCGCACGCTCGAGGGCGTGACCGTGGTCGTCACCGGCAGCCTCGAGCGGTTCAGCCGCGACGGTGCCAAGGAGGCGATCCTCGTCCGCGGCGGCAAGGCGTCGGGCTCGGTGTCGAAGAAGACCGACTTCGTGGTCGTCGGCGAGAACGCCGGGTCCAAGGAGGCGAAGGCGCGCGAGCTGGGCCTGCGGATCCTCGACGAGGCGGGATTCGAGGCGCTGCTCACCGGTGGGCCGGCCGCGGTCCCGCCGCCGGAGGTCCCGGCCGGGGCGGCCGACGGGACTGCCGACGACGCGACGGACGAGGCGGCCACCGACCCGGCGACCGACGAGTGAGCACGTCCGTGCCTGCTGTCACCGTGCGGCACGCGGCCGACGCCGACCTCGCGCAGGTCGGGGCCGTCACCGCCCACGCGTACGTCGCGGACGGGATCGTGGATGCCGACCACTGGTACGCCGACGAGCTGCGGGACGCCGCCGCCCGCGCGGCCGCCGCGACGGTGCTCGTCGCCGTCGACCCGGGCACCGGCCGGGTGGTCGGCACCCTCACGCTCGCCGCCGCCGGCTCGCCCTTCGCCGAGATCGCGCGCGACGGCGAGATCGAGCTCCGCATGCTCGCGGTCGACCCGGGGTCGCGGGGCGCGGGGATCGCCGAGCAGCTCGTCGTCCACGCGCTGCGCGAGGCCGTGGGCCGCGGGGTGCGTGACGTCGTGCTGTCGACGCTCGAGACGATGCACGCGGCGCACCGGCTCTACGCGCGGCTCGGCTTCGTCCCCCGCCCGGAGCGCGACTGGAGCGACGAGGTCACGATGCGCGTCCACGCGTGGCGCGCGCCGCAGCCGCCGGGCGCGCTCGTCGAGGCAGCCACCTGGCCGTCGCCGCGCACGGCTGCCGTGGACGGGTGGCGGGTCGGGCTGTCCGGCGGGGTGACCCGCCGCGCCGGTTCCACGATCGCGCTCGTCGACGTGCCCGACGTGCGGTCCGCCGTCGACCGCGTCGAGCAGCTCTACCGCCAGGACGGCGCACCGGCGGTGTTCCGTGCCGGCGACCCCGAGAACCCGGCCGGCCTCGCGGTCGAGCTGGACCGCCGCGGGTACACCGCCGCCGCGGTGACGGACGTGCTCGTGCGCGACCTCGTCGCCGCACCGCCCGCCCCCGGCGCCGCGGCGCTCGCGGGTGCGGCCGTGACCGTGCGCGTCGCCCAGGAGCCCGACGACGCCTGGCTCGACGTGTGGCTGGGCGGCAAGGGCGGGGCACGCGAGCCGTCGCACGCGATCGTGGCCGGTGCGCCCGCGACCTACGTGACCGCCACCGACGCCCGGGGCGTCGACGTCGCTGTGATCCGCGCCGCACCGGTCGACGACTGGGTCGCGCTGTCGTGCCTGCAGGTGGTGCCCGGCGCGCGCCGACGCGGTCTCGGGCGCGCACTGACCGAGCAGGCGCTCGCCCTCGCTGCCGCGGACGGTGCGCAGCGGGCGTTCCTGCAGGTCGAGGCCGGGAACGCCGCCGCGCTACGGCTCTACGGCGCGCTCGCGTTCCGTCCCGCGCACCGGTACGCGTACCGCGTCCAGCCGCTCCGGGACGCCGGCACCGGCTGCTGACGACCCCGGCGGCCGGCGGTGGGCCCACGCTCCGCGGCGGGCCGATCGGCGAGGGGGCACCGATACTGGACGCATGCTCTCGACCGACAACGCCGTGGCCCTCGAGGCCGCCGGGCTGCAGTGGCACCCGCGCGCCGGTGACCGCTTCGTGCTGCGCAGCGCCGACCTGGGGGGCGAGGTCTTCACGATCTCCGAGATGGTCGTCGAGGCGCACGAGTACTCGACCGGGACGGTCCTGGGGTTCAACGGGACCACGGAGTGGGCGTTGGACTCCGTGCGCCAGGAGGACGCGCTGTGGCTGCCGCGCGAGGACCAGCTGCGCGAGCTGCTCGGCGGCACGTTCCGCAGCCTGGCCCGCTCGACCGACGGGCGGTACCAGGTGCTCGTCGAGATCGGCGGTCAGCCCCCGCGGGTCTTCACCTGCGACGCCGCGCCGGACGCGTACGCCGAGGCGCTGCTCGCGCTCGTCAGCGCGGCGACGTCGCAGGTGGGCTGACAGGCGGTGGGCTGACAGGCGGTGGGCCGACAGGCGGCCGGCCGACAGCCGGCCGGCTGACCGCCGGCAGGTCCAGGGTCGCGATCTTCTGCCAGATCTTGGTCGACATGCCGCCGGTGACGTTCTCCACGGTGCTGACCGTGTCGAGCACGACGGGGTCGGTCGACTCCTCGGCGCACAGCGCCGCGGCCTTGGCGACGAGGCTCAGCAGCTCGGTGCAGTAGTCGAGGTACGCGGCGAGGCCGTCGGCGTCGAGGTCGACGGTGACGGACTGCGACGTCGCGCGGAACGAGGGGCGCAGCCGCTCGGGGTCCTTGGTGAGCTGGTGCATGTCGATGACGTGCGCGAGCGAGCGCAGCCGGTGCAGGCGCCGCAGCGTCGCCGCGCGCTGCAGGCGGCCGGGGACGGCGAGCAGGAACCACACGGCGATCCCCGCGAACACGGTGTCGTTGATCGCGCTCTCCAGCACGGGCAGCCACTCGAACGCCCGCAGGGACGTCGCGGCGGCCAGCGCGTCCCGCGCCGCGAGGGTCAGCGCGACGGCCGTCCCCCCGACGACCAGCACCACCACGACCAGGGACACGACCCGTGCGACCTGCTGGTGGCGGCGCGTCCGGGCGCCCTCCTCGCCGAGGTCGCGCACCAGCCCCGCGAGCTCCGCGGCGACGTGGCGCAGGTTGCGCTCGGGGAAGCGGGCGCCGATGCGCGCGTGGAGGCGGTCGACCGTCTCGCGCACCGCGCCGGGGTCGAGGCGCTCGTACCGTCCGGTCACGGGGGCCACGGTAACGCGCGCCCCGGGGAGGGGGTGCGTCCGGGGTGCACGCGGGGCCGACGGGGACCACCTGCCCACGACTAGACTCACCGACCATGTCCACCCTCTCTCGCGACGAGGTCGCGCGCGTCGCCGTGCTCGCCCGGATCGACCTGACGCCGACCGAGATCGACCGGCTGGCGGGCGAGCTCGACGTCATCGTCGAGTCCGTCGCCCGTGTCTCCGAGGTCGCCACCCCGGACGTCCCCGCGACGAGCCACCCGCTGCCGCTGTCCAACGTGTTCCGCGCCGACGTGCCGGTCGCACCGCTCGACCGCGACGAGGTGCTCGCGCAGGCTCCCGCGGCCCGCGACGGCAAGTTCCTCGTCCCGCAGATCCTCGGGGAGGAGTGATCGTGACCGACCTGACCCGGCTGACCGCCGCGGAGCTCGCCGACCGGCTCGCCGCGCGCGAGGTGAGCAGCGTCGAGGCGACGCAGGCGCACCTGGACCGCATCGCCGCCGTCGAGCCCGCCGTTCACGCCTTCCTGCACGTCGCGGGCGAGCAGGCGCTGGCCACCGCGGCCGACGTCGACGCGCGCCGCGCCGCGGGCGAGGACCTGCACGTGCTGGCGGGCGTGCCGATCGCCGTCAAGGACGTCGTCGTGACCCGCGGCCTGCCGACCACCGCGGGCTCCCGCATCCTCGAGGGCTGGGTGCCCCCGTACGACGCGACGCTCGTCGAGCGGATCAAGGCCGCGGGCCTGCCCGTCCTCGGCAAGACGAACATGGACGAGTTCGCCATGGGGTCGTCGACCGAGCACTCGGGCTACGGCACCACGCACAACCCGTGGGACCTCGACCGCATCCCCGGCGGCTCCGGCGGCGGGTCCGCGGCGGCCGTCGCGGCGTACGAGGCCCCGCTGGCCATCGGCACCGACACCGGCGGCTCGATCCGCCAGCCGGCGGCCGTCACGGGCACCGTCGGCGTGAAGCCGACGTACGGCAGCGTGTCCCGCTACGGGCTCGTGGCGCTCGCGAGCAGTCTCGACCAGGCGGGCCCGTGCACGCGCACGGTGCTGGACTCGGCGCTGCTGCACGAGCTCATCGGCGGGCACGACCCGCGCGACTCGACCTCGTTGACCGATCCCGCGACGGGGTACGTCGCGGCGGCGCGCGCCGGTGCGGGCGCGGACCTGACGGGCACGAAGGTCGGCGTCATCCGTGAGCTGCAGGGCGAGGGCTACCAGCCGGGCGTCCTGGCACGCTTCGAGGACGCGCTGACCGCGTTGCGCGGCGCGGGCGCCGAGGTCGTCGAGGTGTCCTGCCCGTCGTTCGCGTACGCGCTGGCGGCGTACTACCTGATCCTGCCCGCGGAGGCGTCGAGCAACCTCGCGAAGTTCGACGGCATGCGCTTCGGCCTGCGCGTCGAGCCCACCGAGGGTCCGGTGACGGCGGAGCGCGTCATGGCCGCCACGCGCGGCCAGGGCTTCGGCGACGAGGTCAAGCGCCGCATCATCCTCGGCACGTACGCCCTCAGCGCTGGCCACTACGACGCCTACTACGGCTCGGCGCAGAAGGTCCGCACGCTCATCCAGCGGGACTTCGCGGCCGCGTTCGAGGCCGCCGACGTCCTGGTCTCGCCGACGGCGCCGACCACCGCGTTCAAGCTGGGCGAGAAGCTCGACGACCCGCTGGCGATGTACCTCAACGACGTCGCGACGATCCCGGCGAACCTCGCCGGGGTGCCGGGCATGTCGCTGCCGGCCGGCCTGTCCGACGACGGCCTGCCCGTCGGGTTCCAGATCCTGGCCCCGGCGCGCGCGGACGCGCGGCTCTACCACGTGGGGGCGGCGCTCGAGGCGCTGCTCGAGACGAGCTGGGAGGGCCCGCTGCTGGGCCGCGCCCCCGAGCTGGCCGGAGGTGCCCGATGAGCACGCAGACCCCTGTCGACCTGGTCGACTACGACGACGCGGTCGCGCGGTACGACACCGTCATCGGCATCGAGGTGCACGTCGAGCTGGGCACGCGCACCAAGATGTTCGACGGCGCCGAGCAGTCGTTCGGCGAGGAGCCGAACACGCAGATCACGCCCACGAGCCTCGGCCTGCCCGGCGCGCTGCCCGTCGTCAACGGGACCGCCGTCGAGTACGCGATCCGCATCGGGCTCGCGCTGAACTGCTCGATCGCGCAGTCCTGCCGTTTCGCGCGCAAGAACTACTTCTACCCGGACGTGCCGAAGAACTTCCAGACCTCGCAGTTCGACGAGCCGATCGCGTCGGAGGGCTTCGTCGACGTCGAGCTCGAGGACGGCACGACGTTCCGCGTCGAGGTCGAGCGCGCGCACATGGAGGAGGACGCCGGCAAGAACACGCACGTCGGCGGCGCCACCGGACGCATCCACGGGGCCGAGTACTCCATGGTCGACTACAACCGGGCGGGTGTGCCGCTCGTCGAGATCGTCACCAAGCCCATCACCGGCGCCGGCGAGCGGGCACCGGAGGTCGCGCGCGCCTACGTGCAGACGCTGCGCGACATGTTCCGCGCGCTCGGCGTCTCCGAGGCCCGCATGGAGCGCGGCAACGTGCGCGCCGACGTCAACGTGTCGCTGCGCCCGACGCCGGGGTCCCCGCTGGGCACCCGCACGGAGACGAAGAACGTCAACTCGTTCCGGTCGGTCGAGCGGGCCGTGCGGTACGAGGTCACCCGCCAGGCGGCGGTGCTCGACGCGGGCGGCACGATCGTGCAGGAGACGCGGCACTGGCACGAGGACACCGGCATCACGACCGCCGGCCGCGTGAAGTCCGACGCCGAGGACTACCGCTACTTCCCGGAGCCTGACCTCGTGCCCGTGGTCCCGGACCGCGCCTGGATCGAGGAGATCCGTGCGGCGCTCCCGGAGCTGCCGGCCGCACGCCGTCGCCGCCTGCAGGGCGAGTGGGGGTACGCCGACGCCGAGATGCGTGACGTCGTCAACGCCGGTGCGATCGAGCTGATCGAGGCGACCGTCGCCGCGGGCGCGAGCCCCGCCGCCGCGCGCAAGTGGTGGATGGGCGAGCTGGCCCGCACGGCCAAGCTGCAGGACGTCGAGCTCGCGGACCTGCCGATCACGCCCGCGCAGATCGGGGCGCTGCAGCGGCTCGTCGACGCGGGCGGGATCAACGACAAGCTGGCCCGGCAGGTCCTCGAGGGCGTCCTGGCGGGGGAGGGTGACCCCGAGCAGGTCGTCGCCGCGCGCGGCCTGGGCGTCGTGTCGGACGACGGCCCGCTGCTCGAGGCGATCGACGCGGCGCTCGCGGCACAGCCGGACATCGCCGAGAAGATCCGTGGCGGCAACCTCGGCCCCGTCGGCGCGATCATCGGCGCCGTCATGAAGGCGACCCGCGGGCAGGCCGACGCCGGTCGCGTCCGCGCGCTCGTGCTGGAGCGCGTGCAGGCCTGAGAGCCCGTACGAGCTGATCCCACGTCGGCGTGCGACGTGTCGCAACGTCCCGGTCATCCCGGTTACGTACGATGCGTCGCACGCCGGAGGGCAGTCGGTGGCGGTGCCCGGTGAGCGGGTGCCGAGGCCGAGCGCGACGGAGGTAGCGATGCAGAAGCCGACCCTGCAGGGCGAGATGATCGTCCTGCGCCCGATCCGGGCGGACGACGCGGACGCGATGTGGGACATGCTCGACGACGCCGAGGGCAACCGCCTGACAGGGACGACCCGCGTGTTCACCCACGAGGAGGTCGACGCGTGGTGCGCCGGCCGCGAGGCGGCGCAGGGGCGCTACGACTTCGCGGTCACGGCGAACGGCGACGACGAGTACCGCGGGGAGATCGTCCTCAACGACATCGACGAGGACGTGCGCTGCGCGGGCCTGCGGCTGGCGATGCGCCCGGCGTACCGGGGCCGCGGGTATGGCACCGAGGCGATCGAGCTGGTGCTCGGGTTCGCGTTCGACGGGCTGGGGCTGCACCGCGTCGAGCTCGACGCGCTGAGCATCAACACCCGCGCGATCTCGCTGTACGAGAACATCGGCTTCCGCCTCGAGGGGCGACGCCGCGACGCGTACCGCGACGGCACCGGCTGGTGCGACGCCGTCATGATGTCGATGCTCGAGGACGAGTACCGCGCCGGCCGCGTGAGCGCCTGAGGCAGGGCGTGCTCACCGCGACCGTCCCCGACGACGACCTGCTGACCCGCCTCGCCGACCTCGCCGCCGCGCACACGGCCGACCTGCGGCTCGTGCGGTGGGACCTGTCGGCCCCGCTGGACGCGGCCACGGCCGCCGACGTCGACCTCGTCGTGATCCCGCACTACTTCGTGCGGCCCGGCGGCTTCGACGTGCTGCGGGACCTGCCGCGCCTGAGGTACGTGCAGCTGCCGAGCGCCGGCTACGAGCACGCCCGCCCGCACCTGCCGCCCGGCGTCGTGCTGTGCAACGGGCGCGGCGTGCACGACGCGGGCACGGCCGAGCTCGCGGTGGGCCTGACGCTCGCGATGCAGCGCGACCTGCCCCGCGCGGTCCGCGCCATGGACGAGGGGCGCTGGGACAACCCCTTCGGTCCGTCGCTGGCCGACCGGCGGGTGCTGGTCGTGGGGCAGGGGTCCGTGGGCCAGGCGGTCGTCGCGCGCTTCGGTGCGTTCGAGGTCGACGTCGTCCGGGTGGCCCGCACGGCGCGCGACGACGCGGACGGGCACGTGCACGGCGTCGCGGAGCTGGGCGACCTGCTGCCGGGCGCGGACGTCGTCGTCCTGGCCCTGCCGCTGTCGCGCACGTCGCACCACCTGATCGACGCCGCGGCGCTGGCCCGCATGAAGGACGGCGCGCTGCTCGTCAACGTCGCGCGCGGGAAGGTGGTCGACACCGACGCGCTGCTCGCCGAGCTCACGTCCGGCCGGCTGCGCGCCGCGCTCGACGTCACCGA encodes the following:
- the gatB gene encoding Asp-tRNA(Asn)/Glu-tRNA(Gln) amidotransferase subunit GatB, with amino-acid sequence MSTQTPVDLVDYDDAVARYDTVIGIEVHVELGTRTKMFDGAEQSFGEEPNTQITPTSLGLPGALPVVNGTAVEYAIRIGLALNCSIAQSCRFARKNYFYPDVPKNFQTSQFDEPIASEGFVDVELEDGTTFRVEVERAHMEEDAGKNTHVGGATGRIHGAEYSMVDYNRAGVPLVEIVTKPITGAGERAPEVARAYVQTLRDMFRALGVSEARMERGNVRADVNVSLRPTPGSPLGTRTETKNVNSFRSVERAVRYEVTRQAAVLDAGGTIVQETRHWHEDTGITTAGRVKSDAEDYRYFPEPDLVPVVPDRAWIEEIRAALPELPAARRRRLQGEWGYADAEMRDVVNAGAIELIEATVAAGASPAAARKWWMGELARTAKLQDVELADLPITPAQIGALQRLVDAGGINDKLARQVLEGVLAGEGDPEQVVAARGLGVVSDDGPLLEAIDAALAAQPDIAEKIRGGNLGPVGAIIGAVMKATRGQADAGRVRALVLERVQA
- a CDS encoding GNAT family N-acetyltransferase → MQKPTLQGEMIVLRPIRADDADAMWDMLDDAEGNRLTGTTRVFTHEEVDAWCAGREAAQGRYDFAVTANGDDEYRGEIVLNDIDEDVRCAGLRLAMRPAYRGRGYGTEAIELVLGFAFDGLGLHRVELDALSINTRAISLYENIGFRLEGRRRDAYRDGTGWCDAVMMSMLEDEYRAGRVSA
- a CDS encoding 2-hydroxyacid dehydrogenase, producing MLTATVPDDDLLTRLADLAAAHTADLRLVRWDLSAPLDAATAADVDLVVIPHYFVRPGGFDVLRDLPRLRYVQLPSAGYEHARPHLPPGVVLCNGRGVHDAGTAELAVGLTLAMQRDLPRAVRAMDEGRWDNPFGPSLADRRVLVVGQGSVGQAVVARFGAFEVDVVRVARTARDDADGHVHGVAELGDLLPGADVVVLALPLSRTSHHLIDAAALARMKDGALLVNVARGKVVDTDALLAELTSGRLRAALDVTDPEPLPADHPLWHAPHVLVTAHQGGNTDATYPRVAALVRRQLTALLAGQPPVNEVART